In the Grimontia kaedaensis genome, one interval contains:
- a CDS encoding amidase family protein, translating into MVEDNFLISSFKPERQDIATGVLKRQTLVVSDCVGVKDVVTGIGVPEWADNHEPAKSDAHVVSTLMHSGCKLIGKAQIDDFGTSISGQNPFRAKLSNPVSPEVRIGGSSSGIAVAVARGRASIGIGNDCCGGVLIPASFCNLFGYRPSQGMIDLRGVTSFSPSFDAVGIVTKQLPTMYQIAEKCWTKAPRTARLKSIKYAKSLFHELLPIEAMLEWEVTLSESNWRVDEVPSLSKLTLTQAHNIHTVMLGREIDLQYGQWLDTASPKMTDETMDYLKLIRGKSFKEFVETKKKREFFSDSLQGFFGSGEVMMIPTSPGQAPNEMFVDDTFLINQRRLYAIAEVAGLAQITLPMLTVEGAPMGVSLLAHPGEDRLLFEAAGRLLK; encoded by the coding sequence ATGGTTGAAGATAACTTTCTCATTAGCAGCTTCAAGCCGGAACGACAGGACATCGCAACTGGTGTATTAAAGCGCCAAACACTAGTAGTGAGTGATTGTGTCGGTGTTAAGGACGTTGTAACGGGTATTGGTGTGCCTGAATGGGCCGATAACCACGAGCCCGCTAAAAGTGACGCGCATGTCGTTTCTACTTTGATGCACTCAGGCTGCAAACTAATTGGTAAGGCGCAGATTGATGATTTTGGCACCAGTATTAGCGGACAAAACCCTTTCCGTGCCAAATTATCCAACCCAGTATCCCCTGAGGTTCGTATTGGCGGGTCATCTTCAGGCATCGCAGTGGCCGTTGCTCGGGGTAGAGCGTCTATCGGTATCGGTAATGACTGTTGTGGCGGCGTATTGATACCCGCTTCGTTCTGTAACCTCTTTGGCTACAGGCCCTCACAAGGGATGATTGACCTCCGTGGCGTCACTTCCTTTTCTCCATCATTTGATGCAGTTGGAATTGTGACGAAACAGTTGCCAACGATGTATCAAATCGCGGAAAAATGTTGGACAAAAGCGCCTAGAACCGCACGTTTAAAATCCATTAAGTACGCGAAATCGCTTTTCCATGAGTTGTTGCCTATTGAAGCAATGCTTGAGTGGGAAGTTACTCTGTCTGAATCAAATTGGCGGGTGGATGAAGTTCCTAGCCTTAGCAAACTCACCCTCACTCAAGCGCATAACATCCATACTGTCATGCTTGGCCGAGAAATAGACTTGCAGTACGGACAATGGTTAGATACCGCTAGCCCGAAGATGACTGATGAAACGATGGATTATCTCAAGCTCATTCGCGGAAAAAGCTTTAAAGAGTTTGTCGAAACGAAAAAGAAACGAGAGTTTTTCAGTGACAGCCTGCAGGGTTTCTTTGGTAGCGGAGAGGTGATGATGATCCCCACGTCACCAGGACAAGCACCAAACGAAATGTTTGTCGACGACACCTTTCTGATAAACCAACGCAGGCTCTATGCCATTGCTGAGGTGGCAGGGTTAGCACAAATTACGCTACCAATGCTAACTGTTGAAGGTGCACCGATGGGTGTTTCTCTGCTTGCGCATCCCGGAGAAGACAGACTTCTATTTGAAGCAGCAGGCCGTTTACTTAAATAA
- a CDS encoding S8 family serine peptidase, translating to MTENKNHTDADQKTYSPASTILRKTIVSLSALAFCTLTAIAVNELRTPTYSGKVYLEGVKHTIMPPSTLPISVANAEPNAPRIPFEQSLAGKGVEYPIDAERPWFQEALRNYPDSEYWRNQVAIHLAQPRTPGWVKFESYHVSQGRNPILLPTFARMVESKHVPDVLTVRIVESAEPLTALEDIGFSHLRSVDSANPSTAVHVYEIPKELTFAQALEASNAHANVAFAEPDYLIEWALAPNESNAGISNGNAWWLNQLRAYDAWETTTDASAIGPVAVYDQGILRSHEDLRNNFWVNPDEIAGNGVDDDGNGIVDDINGRTNQVFGGHGTPVAGTICGEGNNGIGYVGSAWKCQLMDTGGPLSFSAAVSDAMASLRYATDKGSRISNHSWGISGDYSQAFKDLITEIESDDHLMVIASHNFNRNIDNSPVYPASYDNDNILSIAASNQGEGRISYSNYGAVSVDIAAPTEFTTANSSGGYSGFSGTSQATPVVTGAVALAWAMDPSMNFREIKALVMNTARPVGAWRGLTVSEGILDMKTLVESVIVDTDGDGILDDEDPDDDNDGVPDEEDAFPKDATETVDTDGDGIGNNADNDDDGDGVNDDEDWRPLDPNEQYDTDGDGIGNSQDDDDDNDGVLDVNDAFPLDANETTDTDGDGVGDNSDVFPNDQNEWSDSDGDGVGDNGDIDRDNDGLSDDLESRTSADINNWPVLTGNARFNDGVLSGNGGYWNSQANSNRFSSYGFNDRYALNFTVDSLGTYNMFGLGNVESSASYTDIDYAFYVVGSTLYIYESGSSRGTFGSVAVGDTLSIQVSEGAIAYYRNDTLVRSTSYNGDTPDFYVDSSFYSGAIQLSNISLSPLSGSGFSVDADNDGINNDVDLDSDNDTIPDVIEAGLADADGNLTVDAINLQGSVDPAPDTDNDGIPDFLDLESQNPENDGTAFDMHGYDFAAFDSNGDGKLDGNDELGGNDVNGNGVDDRAEDADGDGISNPNDDDDDNDGTLDVNDAFPFDPNEDTDSDGDGVGDNGDAFPTDATETKDTDGDGVGDNTDAFPDDASETTDTDGDGVGDNTDAFPNDASETTDSDGDGVGDNSDIDRDNDGLSDELELRTKADIVDWPVLYGASFSNGELSANGGTWRYQANSVRFSEYGYRDNYRLNFTVESLGSNNMFGLGTAESSANYPDIDYAFYIVNTTLYIYESGSYRGNFGANSVATGDTLSLEVNKGTIRYLRNGEEIRTVSYSGETPDFYVDSSFYSGAIRLSGIELSPLSGAGFAIDKDADGINNDVDLDSDNDTIPDVIEAGLADADGDLKVDSVNLQGSIDPAPDSDGDGIPDYLDLESQNAANDGTAFDMHGYDFAAFDSNGDGKLDGNDELGGNDVNGNGVDDRAEDADGDGLSNPNDDDDDNDGTLDVNDAFPFDPNEDTDSDGDGVGDNADAFPTDATETQDTDGDGVGDNSDAFPQDASETTDTDGDGVGDNSDAFPNDASETTDSDGDGVGDNSDIDRDNDGLADELELRTKADIVDWPVLYGASFSNGELSANGGTWRYQANSVRFSEYGYRDNYRLNFTVESLGSNNMFGLGSAESSANYPDIDYAFYIVNTTLYIYESGSYRGNFGANSVATGDTLSLEVNNGTIRYLRNGEEIRAVSYSGETPDFYVDSSFYNGAIRLSDISLTPMSGSGVSADADQDGVNNDVDLDSDNDTIPDVIEAGLTDADGDLKVDSVDLQGTVDPAPDSDGDGIPDYLDLESQNAANDGTAFDMHGYDFAAFDSNGDGKLDGNDELGGNDVNGNGVDDRAEDADGDGLSNPNDDDDDNDGTLDVNDAFPFDPNEDTDSDGDGVGDNGDAFPTDATETQDTDGDGVGDNADAFPQDASETSDTDGDGVGDNTDAFPNDASETTDSDGDGVGDNSDIDRDNDGLADELELRTKADIVDWPVLYGASFSNGELSANGGTWRYQANSIRFSEYSYRDNYRLNFTVESLGSNNMFGLGNAESSANYPDIDYAFYIVNTTLYIYESGSYRGNFGANSVATGDTLSLEVNNGTIRYLRNGEEIRAVSYSGETPDFYVDSSFYNGAIRLSNISLTPMSGSGVSADADQDGVNNDIDLDSDNDTIPDVIEAGLADADGDLKVDSVNLQGTVDPAPDSDGDGIPDYLDLESQNAANDGTAFDMHSYDFAAFDSNGDGKLDGNDELGGNDVNGNGVDDRAEDADGDGLSNPNDDDDDNDGTLDINDAFPFDPNEDTDSDGDGVGDNGDAFPTDATETQDTDGDGVGDNADAFPDDVSESTDTDGDGVGDNADAFPNDASETTDSDGDGVGDNSDIDRDNDGLADELELRTKADIVDWPVLYGASFSNGELSANGGTWRYQANSIRFSEYGYRDNYRLNFTVESLGTNNMFGLGNAESSANYPDIDYAFYIVNTTLYIYESGSYRGNFGANSVATGDTLSLEVNNGTIRYLRNGEEIRAVSYSGETPDFYVDSSFYNGAIRLSNISLTPMSGSGVSADADQDGVNNDIDLDSDNDTIPDVIEAGLADADGDLKVDSVNLQGTVDPAPDSDGDGIPDYLDLESQNAANDGTAFDMHGYDFAAFDSNGDGKLDGNDDLGGNDVNGNGVDDRAEDADGDGLSNPNDDDDDNDGTLDVNDAFPFDPNEDTDSDGDGVGDNGDAFPTDATETKDTDGDGVGDNADAFPDDASETTDTDSDGVGDNADVFPNDASETTDSDGDGVGDNSDIDKDNDGLSDELEARTSAPVDDWPVLTGNAAFTDGVLTANGGSWGYQANSNRFSSYGFTDQYKLSFHVDALGTYNMFGLGNVEGSASYTDIDYAFYIAGTTLYIYESGAYRGSFGSVAVGDDLTLEVNNGTIVYYRNGTLVRSVNYSGDTPDFYLDTSFYSGAIRLSGIELSPLSGAGFAIDKDADGVKNDVDLDSDNDTIPDVVEAGLADADGNLKVDNTNLQGSVDPAPDSDGDGIPDHLDLESHNPENDGTAFDMHGYQFAAFDTNGDGMLDAQDGEGGTDQNGNGVDDRAEDSDSDGLANPNDEDDDNDGTLDIYDAFPFDPNEDTDSDGDGIGDNTDAFPTDATETQDTDGDGLGDNRDMDRDNDGIANELESNINASVSDWLVLTGNASFNNGSLTGNGGYWQSQANSERFSEYGFRSHYQLSFILDSLGTYNMIGLGKEEASASYGDIDYAFYVVGSTLYIYESGSSKGSFGSIAIGDTLSIQVADRVIAYFRNNELLRTSLYEGETPDFYIDSSFYSGAIEISRFLLSPLPGTQFVADSDGDGIPNDLDLDSDNDAKPDIIEAGFEDLDNNFMVDNDNIGASVATLPDSDNDGIPDFIDLESNNPGNNGIDYDIAETSFSNFDTNGDGKLSELDEFGGLDANGNGVDDLIEAL from the coding sequence GTGACAGAAAATAAAAATCATACAGATGCTGACCAGAAAACTTACTCACCCGCCAGCACTATTCTAAGAAAAACCATTGTATCCCTATCGGCTTTAGCATTTTGTACGCTCACTGCTATTGCCGTTAATGAACTTCGAACACCGACTTATAGTGGCAAGGTGTATCTGGAAGGCGTAAAGCATACAATCATGCCGCCTTCAACTTTGCCCATTTCAGTTGCCAATGCCGAGCCTAATGCCCCTCGAATTCCGTTTGAGCAGAGCCTGGCTGGGAAAGGTGTTGAGTATCCGATTGATGCTGAAAGACCTTGGTTTCAGGAAGCACTGCGAAACTACCCAGACAGCGAATATTGGCGAAATCAGGTTGCCATTCACCTGGCCCAACCCAGAACGCCAGGCTGGGTAAAATTTGAAAGCTATCATGTCAGCCAGGGACGTAACCCCATTCTGTTGCCGACTTTTGCCCGAATGGTTGAATCAAAGCATGTACCCGACGTGCTGACCGTTCGAATCGTTGAGAGTGCGGAGCCTTTAACCGCGCTGGAAGACATAGGTTTTTCCCATCTACGCAGTGTTGACTCAGCTAATCCATCCACGGCGGTTCATGTATACGAGATCCCTAAAGAGCTGACGTTTGCCCAAGCACTCGAAGCATCAAATGCTCATGCTAACGTGGCTTTTGCCGAGCCTGATTACCTGATTGAGTGGGCTCTGGCACCCAACGAATCGAATGCAGGGATCAGCAATGGTAATGCGTGGTGGCTCAATCAACTGCGCGCTTATGATGCATGGGAAACCACGACCGACGCTTCTGCTATTGGCCCTGTCGCCGTCTACGATCAGGGGATCTTACGCAGTCACGAAGATCTTCGTAATAACTTCTGGGTTAACCCGGACGAAATTGCCGGTAATGGCGTCGATGATGACGGTAACGGTATTGTCGATGATATTAACGGTCGTACCAATCAAGTCTTTGGCGGTCATGGCACCCCAGTAGCCGGCACCATTTGTGGTGAGGGCAACAACGGCATTGGTTATGTCGGTAGTGCCTGGAAGTGTCAATTGATGGATACAGGTGGTCCATTGAGTTTTTCTGCCGCAGTATCTGACGCGATGGCATCTCTTCGCTATGCCACGGACAAAGGCTCTCGGATTTCAAACCACAGTTGGGGCATAAGCGGCGACTACAGTCAGGCTTTCAAAGATTTGATCACCGAAATTGAAAGCGATGACCACCTGATGGTGATTGCATCTCACAACTTCAACCGCAATATTGATAATAGCCCCGTCTACCCTGCCTCCTACGATAACGACAACATTCTGAGTATTGCAGCCTCCAACCAAGGCGAAGGTCGTATCAGCTATTCCAACTATGGCGCAGTCAGCGTGGACATAGCCGCACCGACAGAATTCACTACAGCAAATTCCTCTGGTGGTTATTCAGGCTTCAGCGGTACCTCTCAAGCGACGCCTGTCGTCACTGGTGCCGTTGCATTAGCTTGGGCAATGGACCCAAGCATGAACTTCCGCGAAATAAAGGCGCTGGTGATGAACACTGCACGTCCAGTGGGCGCTTGGCGCGGCCTTACGGTCTCTGAAGGTATTCTGGATATGAAAACCCTCGTAGAGTCTGTCATTGTTGATACCGACGGCGATGGCATTCTTGACGATGAGGATCCCGATGACGACAACGACGGCGTTCCAGACGAAGAAGATGCTTTCCCGAAAGATGCCACAGAAACCGTCGATACTGACGGTGACGGTATCGGCAATAACGCTGATAACGATGACGATGGTGACGGTGTCAATGACGACGAAGATTGGCGTCCACTTGACCCCAATGAGCAATACGATACCGATGGCGATGGAATAGGTAACAGTCAGGACGACGATGACGACAATGACGGCGTTCTAGATGTAAATGATGCCTTCCCACTCGACGCCAATGAAACCACAGATACAGACGGCGATGGCGTTGGCGACAACAGTGACGTATTCCCGAATGACCAGAATGAGTGGTCAGATTCCGATGGTGATGGCGTTGGCGACAATGGCGACATAGACCGAGATAATGATGGTTTATCTGACGACTTAGAGTCACGCACCTCTGCTGACATCAACAACTGGCCTGTGCTCACCGGAAACGCAAGGTTTAACGACGGTGTGCTCTCTGGAAACGGCGGCTACTGGAATAGTCAGGCGAACTCTAACCGTTTCTCTAGCTATGGTTTCAACGACCGCTACGCATTGAACTTCACCGTCGACTCACTGGGCACATACAACATGTTTGGCTTGGGCAATGTCGAAAGTTCAGCAAGCTACACCGACATTGATTACGCCTTCTACGTTGTTGGCAGTACGCTATACATTTACGAAAGCGGCAGTTCGCGTGGTACCTTTGGCTCCGTTGCGGTTGGAGATACTCTCTCAATTCAGGTAAGCGAAGGCGCCATCGCCTACTACCGAAATGACACTCTCGTCCGCTCAACAAGCTATAACGGCGATACACCGGATTTCTATGTCGATTCAAGTTTCTACAGCGGTGCGATTCAGCTTTCAAACATCTCGCTGTCGCCGCTTTCAGGTTCTGGATTCTCTGTCGATGCTGACAACGATGGCATTAACAATGATGTCGATTTGGACTCTGACAACGACACGATTCCAGATGTGATTGAAGCTGGACTTGCCGATGCGGACGGCAACCTTACGGTTGATGCTATCAATCTACAAGGCTCAGTCGACCCTGCCCCGGACACTGATAATGATGGCATTCCAGACTTCCTCGATTTGGAAAGCCAAAACCCAGAAAACGATGGCACGGCCTTCGATATGCATGGCTACGACTTTGCTGCCTTCGATTCCAACGGCGACGGTAAACTCGATGGCAATGATGAGCTTGGTGGAAATGATGTGAACGGCAACGGTGTCGATGATCGTGCGGAAGATGCGGACGGAGATGGTATTTCCAACCCGAATGACGATGACGACGATAACGACGGCACCTTAGACGTTAACGACGCCTTCCCATTCGACCCGAATGAAGATACCGACTCAGATGGTGACGGCGTCGGCGATAACGGTGACGCCTTCCCAACAGATGCCACCGAAACCAAAGATACTGATGGTGACGGTGTGGGTGACAATACAGATGCCTTCCCTGACGATGCGTCAGAGACCACGGACACTGACGGTGATGGTGTGGGCGACAATACTGATGCCTTCCCCAACGATGCGTCTGAAACCACAGACTCGGATGGCGACGGCGTGGGTGATAATTCGGATATCGATCGTGACAACGACGGTCTTTCCGACGAGTTAGAGCTGCGCACTAAAGCTGACATTGTTGATTGGCCCGTGCTTTATGGGGCGAGCTTCTCCAATGGTGAACTCTCAGCCAATGGCGGTACTTGGCGCTATCAGGCGAACTCGGTGCGTTTCTCTGAGTACGGCTACCGCGATAACTACCGTCTGAATTTCACGGTTGAATCGCTGGGCAGCAACAATATGTTTGGCTTGGGTACTGCTGAAAGCAGCGCAAATTATCCTGATATTGATTACGCCTTCTACATTGTGAACACAACGCTCTATATCTACGAGAGCGGTTCGTACCGTGGCAACTTTGGCGCGAACAGTGTCGCTACCGGCGATACCCTCTCGCTGGAAGTGAACAAGGGCACGATCCGTTATCTCCGTAACGGCGAGGAAATCCGCACAGTAAGCTACAGCGGAGAAACACCGGACTTTTACGTTGATTCAAGCTTCTACAGTGGCGCTATCCGCCTGTCAGGTATTGAGCTTTCGCCACTTTCAGGTGCAGGTTTTGCCATCGATAAAGACGCTGATGGCATCAACAACGATGTTGACCTCGATTCCGACAACGACACTATCCCTGATGTGATTGAAGCCGGTTTAGCCGATGCTGATGGCGACCTGAAAGTCGATTCTGTAAATCTCCAAGGCTCCATCGACCCGGCCCCTGATTCAGACGGCGATGGCATTCCTGATTACCTCGACCTAGAGAGCCAGAATGCCGCCAATGACGGCACGGCCTTCGATATGCATGGCTACGACTTTGCGGCCTTCGATTCAAATGGCGACGGCAAACTCGATGGCAATGATGAGCTAGGCGGCAATGATGTGAACGGCAACGGTGTCGATGATCGTGCGGAAGATGCTGACGGAGATGGACTCTCCAACCCGAATGATGACGACGACGATAACGACGGCACCTTAGACGTGAATGACGCCTTCCCATTCGATCCAAACGAAGATACCGATTCTGATGGTGATGGCGTAGGCGATAACGCTGATGCCTTCCCAACAGATGCCACCGAAACCCAAGATACTGATGGAGATGGTGTCGGCGATAATTCGGATGCCTTCCCACAAGATGCATCTGAGACCACGGACACTGACGGTGATGGCGTCGGCGACAATTCCGATGCCTTCCCCAACGATGCGTCTGAAACCACGGACTCAGACGGCGATGGTGTGGGTGATAATTCGGATATCGATCGTGACAATGACGGTCTTGCTGACGAGTTAGAGCTGCGCACTAAAGCTGACATTGTTGACTGGCCCGTGCTTTATGGGGCTAGCTTCTCCAATGGTGAACTCTCTGCCAATGGCGGTACTTGGCGCTATCAGGCGAACTCAGTACGTTTCTCTGAGTACGGCTACCGCGATAACTATCGCCTGAATTTCACGGTTGAATCGCTGGGCAGCAACAATATGTTTGGCTTGGGTAGTGCTGAAAGCAGCGCAAATTACCCTGATATTGATTATGCCTTCTACATTGTGAACACCACGCTCTATATCTACGAGAGCGGTTCATATCGTGGCAACTTTGGCGCGAACAGTGTCGCTACCGGCGATACCCTCTCGCTGGAAGTGAACAACGGCACTATCCGCTATCTCCGTAACGGCGAGGAAATCCGCGCAGTAAGCTACAGCGGAGAAACACCGGACTTTTACGTTGATTCAAGCTTCTACAATGGCGCGATTCGCCTGAGCGACATTAGCCTCACACCAATGTCCGGTAGCGGTGTATCCGCTGACGCCGATCAGGATGGCGTCAACAATGACGTCGATCTGGACTCTGATAACGACACCATCCCAGACGTGATTGAAGCCGGATTGACCGATGCTGACGGCGACCTGAAAGTCGATTCCGTCGATCTGCAAGGCACTGTCGACCCTGCCCCTGATTCAGACGGCGATGGCATTCCTGATTACCTCGACCTAGAGAGCCAGAATGCCGCCAATGACGGCACGGCCTTCGATATGCATGGCTATGATTTTGCTGCCTTCGATTCCAACGGCGACGGCAAACTCGATGGCAATGATGAGCTCGGCGGCAACGATGTGAACGGCAACGGTGTCGATGACCGCGCCGAAGATGCTGACGGGGATGGACTCTCCAACCCGAATGACGATGACGACGATAACGACGGCACCTTAGACGTTAACGACGCCTTCCCATTCGATCCAAACGAAGACACCGATTCTGATGGTGATGGCGTCGGCGATAACGGTGATGCCTTCCCGACAGATGCCACCGAAACCCAAGATACTGATGGAGATGGTGTGGGCGATAATGCCGATGCCTTCCCACAAGATGCGTCTGAGACCTCGGACACTGACGGCGACGGTGTGGGCGACAATACTGATGCCTTCCCCAACGATGCGTCTGAAACCACAGACTCGGATGGCGACGGCGTGGGTGATAATTCGGATATTGATCGTGACAACGACGGTCTTGCTGACGAGTTAGAACTGCGCACCAAAGCTGACATTGTTGATTGGCCCGTGCTTTATGGGGCGAGCTTCTCCAATGGTGAACTCTCAGCCAATGGCGGTACTTGGCGCTATCAGGCGAACTCAATACGTTTTTCTGAGTACAGCTACCGTGATAATTATCGCCTGAATTTCACGGTCGAATCGCTGGGCAGCAACAATATGTTTGGCTTGGGTAATGCTGAAAGCAGCGCAAATTACCCCGATATTGATTACGCCTTCTACATCGTGAACACCACGCTCTATATCTACGAGAGCGGTTCATACCGCGGCAACTTTGGCGCGAACAGTGTTGCTACTGGCGATACGCTTTCATTGGAAGTGAACAACGGCACGATCCGCTATCTCCGTAACGGCGAGGAAATCCGCGCAGTAAGCTACAGCGGAGAAACACCAGATTTCTATGTTGATTCAAGCTTCTACAATGGCGCGATTCGCCTGAGCAATATTAGCCTCACGCCAATGTCTGGTAGCGGTGTATCCGCTGACGCCGATCAGGATGGCGTCAACAACGATATTGACCTCGATTCCGACAACGACACTATCCCTGATGTGATTGAAGCCGGTTTAGCCGATGCTGATGGCGACCTGAAAGTCGACTCAGTAAATCTGCAAGGCACTGTCGACCCTGCCCCGGATTCAGACGGTGACGGTATTCCTGATTACCTCGACCTAGAGAGCCAGAACGCCGCCAATGACGGTACTGCCTTCGATATGCATAGCTATGACTTTGCTGCCTTCGATTCCAACGGCGACGGCAAACTCGATGGCAATGATGAGCTCGGCGGCAACGATGTGAACGGCAACGGTGTCGATGACCGCGCCGAAGACGCTGACGGGGATGGACTCTCTAATCCGAATGATGACGACGACGATAACGACGGCACCTTAGACATTAATGACGCCTTCCCATTCGATCCAAACGAAGATACCGATTCGGATGGCGATGGTGTCGGGGATAACGGTGACGCCTTCCCGACAGATGCCACCGAAACCCAAGATACTGATGGTGATGGTGTGGGTGACAATGCGGATGCATTCCCTGACGACGTGTCTGAGAGCACGGACACTGACGGTGATGGCGTCGGCGACAATGCCGATGCCTTCCCCAACGATGCGTCTGAAACCACAGATTCTGATGGCGACGGCGTGGGTGATAATTCGGATATCGATCGTGACAATGACGGTCTTGCTGACGAGTTAGAGCTGCGCACTAAAGCTGACATTGTTGATTGGCCCGTGCTTTATGGGGCGAGCTTCTCCAATGGCGAACTCTCTGCCAATGGCGGCACATGGCGCTATCAGGCGAACTCAATACGTTTTTCTGAGTACGGCTACCGCGATAACTATCGCCTGAATTTCACGGTTGAGTCACTGGGCACCAACAATATGTTTGGCTTGGGTAATGCTGAAAGCAGCGCAAATTACCCCGATATTGATTACGCCTTCTACATCGTGAACACCACGCTCTATATCTACGAGAGCGGTTCATACCGCGGCAACTTTGGCGCGAACAGTGTTGCTACTGGCGATACGCTTTCATTGGAAGTGAACAACGGCACGATCCGCTATCTCCGTAACGGCGAGGAAATCCGCGCAGTAAGCTACAGCGGAGAAACACCAGATTTCTATGTTGATTCAAGCTTCTACAATGGCGCGATTCGCCTGAGCAATATTAGCCTCACGCCAATGTCTGGTAGCGGTGTATCCGCTGACGCCGATCAGGATGGCGTCAACAACGATATTGACCTCGATTCCGACAACGACACTATCCCTGATGTGATTGAAGCCGGTTTAGCCGATGCTGATGGCGACCTGAAAGTCGACTCAGTAAATCTGCAAGGCACTGTCGACCCTGCCCCGGATTCAGACGGCGATGGCATTCCTGATTACCTCGACCTGGAGAGCCAGAACGCCGCCAATGACGGTACGGCCTTCGATATGCATGGCTATGACTTTGCTGCGTTCGATTCCAACGGCGACGGTAAACTCGATGGCAATGATGATCTCGGCGGTAACGATGTGAACGGCAACGGTGTCGATGACCGGGCCGAAGATGCTGACGGGGATGGACTCTCTAATCCGAATGATGACGACGACGATAACGACGGCACCTTAGACGTTAACGACGCCTTCCCATTCGATCCAAACGAAGACACCGATTCTGATGGTGATGGCGTCGGCGATAACGGTGATGCCTTCCCAACAGATGCCACCGAAACCAAAGACACTGATGGCGACGGTGTGGGCGATAATGCGGATGCATTCCCTGACGACGCGTCTGAGACCACAGATACTGACAGCGACGGTGTGGGCGATAATGCCGATGTCTTCCCCAACGATGCGTCTGAAACCACAGACTCGGATGGCGACGGCGTGGGCGATAACAGTGATATCGACAAAGACAATGACGGACTTTCCGATGAGCTGGAAGCCCGCACCAGCGCACCTGTCGATGATTGGCCTGTTCTAACTGGCAATGCCGCTTTCACTGACGGAGTACTCACAGCCAATGGAGGAAGCTGGGGTTATCAAGCCAACTCAAACCGTTTCTCCAGTTATGGTTTCACAGACCAATACAAGCTGAGCTTCCATGTCGATGCTCTTGGCACTTACAACATGTTCGGCTTGGGCAACGTTGAAGGTTCAGCAAGCTATACCGACATTGATTACGCCTTCTATATCGCTGGAACCACGCTTTATATCTACGAAAGCGGTGCTTATCGGGGCAGCTTTGGCTCTGTCGCAGTCGGTGATGACCTAACACTGGAAGTGAATAACGGCACCATTGTTTACTATCGCAATGGCACCCTCGTTCGTTCGGTTAATTACAGCGGCGATACGCCAGACTTCTACCTTGATACCAGCTTCTACAGTGGCGCTATCCGCCTGTCAGGTATTGAGCTTTCGCCACTTTCAGGTGCAGGTTTTGCCATCGATAAAGACGCTGATGGCGTCAAAAACGATGTTGACCTCGATTCCGACAACGACACGATTCCAGACGTTGTTGAGGCAGGGCTAGCTGACGCTGATGGTAACCTCAAAGTCGATAACACTAACCTTCAAGGTTCAGTGGATCCTGCTCCAGATTCAGACGGTGACGGTATTCCCGATCACCTCGACCTGGAGAGCCACAACCCAGAAAACGATGGCACCGCCTTTGATATGCACGGGTATCAATTTGCAGCCTTTGATACCAATGGCGACGGTATGCTGGATGCTCAAGACGGTGAAGGCGGTACTGACCAAAACGGAAATGGCGTAGATGACCGCGCTGAAGATTCCGACAGTGATGGGCTCGCCAATCCGAACGACGAAGATGATGACAACGATGGTACCTTGGACATTTACGATGCGTTCCCCTTCGATCCTAACGAGGATACAGATTCAGATGGTGATGGCATCGGGGATAACACAGATGCCTTCCCAACAGATGCCACCGAAACCCAAGATACCGACGGTGATGGCTTAGGTGATAACCGTGATATGGACAGAGACAATGATGGTATTGCCAATGAGCTCGAATCCAATATCAATGCCAGTGTGTCCGACTGGCTGGTTCTGACTGGCAACGCAAGTTTCAATAATGGCTCTCTAACTGGGAACGGTGGTTACTGGCAGTCACAGGCAAATTCTGAGCGTTTTTCTGAATACGGTTTCCGTTCGCATTATCAATTGAGTTTCATCCTCGATAGCCTTGGCACCTACAACATGATTGGCTTAGGCAAGGAAGAGGCCTCCGCCAGCTACGGGGACATCGACTACGCCTTTTATGTTGTCGGGAGTACGCTTTACATCTATGAAAGTGGGTCCTCAAAAGGCTCGTTCGGTAGCATTGCGATTGGTGATACGCTCTCCATTCAAGTAGCTGACCGTGTGATTGCCTATTTCCGCAATAACGAACTGCTGCGTACTTCTCTCTATGAGGGTGAAACACCAGATTTCTATATCGACTCCAGCTTCTACAGTGGCGCCATTGAAATCAGCCGTTTCTTGCTTTCTCCTCTGCCGGGCACTCAGTTTGTTGCTGACTCGGATGGTGATGGCATTCCTAATGATTTGGACTTGGACAGTGATAACGATGCCAAGCCAGACATTATCGAAGCTGGATTTGAGGATTTGGATAACAACTTCATGGTGGATAACGACAATATTGGTGCGTCTGTCGCAACCCTTCCCGATTCAGACAACGACGGTATTCCGGACTTTATTGACTTGGAAAGCAATAATCCCGGCAACAACGGTATCGACTATGATATTGCCGAAACCAGCTTCAGTAACTTCGACACCAACGGCGACGGGAAGCTTAGCGAGTTGGATGAGTTTGGCGGACTAGATGCGAACGGCAACGGCGTTGATGATCTGATTGAAGCACTGTAA